A single region of the Gasterosteus aculeatus chromosome 1, fGasAcu3.hap1.1, whole genome shotgun sequence genome encodes:
- the grk7b gene encoding rhodopsin kinase grk7-b: protein MGELLGLNSLVANTAYLTAQHTDRDELRKLRPPLTLPKPKMSSALRTAVGRKYESLCERQPIGRKLFQQFLRACNPQYRVAAEFLEELSDWCFAEDDAREAAKQRILAKFCQPESGSFLSYLTGEAAERCKRLSDKDFEMTSDQMREDTTDFLRGKPFSEYLNSPFFYRFLQWKEYEKQKISDRYFHEFRTLGRGGFGAVCAVQVKQTGQMYACKKLNKRCLKKESGEEMALVEKQILEKVNSLFVVNLAYAYDNKTHLCMVMDLMNGGDLGFHIYKLGERGIRMERVVYYVAQITTGLLHLHSMDIVYRDMKPDNVLLDARGQCRLSDLGLAVELPKGKKVCQKAGTTGYMAPEILRQEYYRTSVDWWAVGCSIYEMVAARLPFKDFREKVQNEEVTRRTLEDECKFEHKHFDAPTQDLVRRFLKKKQAHRLGCRNGDDPRNHAFFKSINFRRLEAGLLEPPWTPKPHVVYANDTDTFGDVSEVEDVKFEAKDEKFYKQFSTGAVPIRWQKEMIDTGVFDELDQPRLNGHSREAAWESRTCAVL from the exons ATGGGGGAGCTGCTGGGACTGAACAGCCTGGTGGCCAACACGGCCTACCTGACGGCTCAGCACACCGACCGGGACGAGCTGAGGAAACTCAGGCCCCCGCTGACGCTGCCCAAACCAAAGATGTCCTCCGCTCTCCGGACGGCGGTGGGGAGGAAGTACGAGTCGCTGTGTGAGCGACAGCCCATCGGGAGAAAGCTGTTCCAGCAGTTCCTCCGGGCCTGTAACCCGCAGTACAGGGTCGCCGCCGAGTTCCTGGAGGAGCTGAGCGACTGGTGCTTTGCTGAAGATGACGCCAGAGAGGCGGCCAAGCAAAGGATCCTCGCCAAGTTCTGTCAACCTGAGTCCGGCAGCTTTCTCTCGTATCTCACGGGAGAGGCGGCTGAAAGATGCAAGAGATTGTCAGACAAAGACTTTGAAATGACATCCGACCAGATGAGAGAAGACACTACAGACTTCCTGAGGGGGAAGCCTTTCTCCGAGTATCTGAATAGCCCCTTTTTTTATAGGTTCTTGCAGTGGAAGGAGTACGAGAAGCAGAAGATCAGCGACAGATACTTTCATGAGTTCAGGACGTTGGGTAGAGGTGGCTTTGGCGCG GTGTGTGCGGTGCAGGTGAAACAGACGGGCCAGATGTACGCCTGCAAGAAGCTGAACAAGAGGTGCTTGAAGAAGGAATCTGGCGAGGAGATGGCCCTCGTGGAGAAGCAGATCCTGGAGAAGGTCAACAGTCTATTCGTTGTGAACCTTGCTTACGCTTACGACAACAAGACTCACCTGTGCATGGTCATGGACCTCATGAACGGCGGCGACCTCGGGTTCCACATCTACAAGCTCGGGGAGCGGGGCATCCGAATGGAGCGCGTTGTCTACTACGTGGCCCAGATAACCACCGGGCTTCTCCACCTGCACTCCATGGACATCGTGTACCGCGATATGAAGCCCGACAACGTGCTGCTGGATGCCAGGGGACAGTGTCGGCTCTCGGACCTTGGACTGGCCGTGGAGCTGCCGAAAGGCAAAAAGGTGTGCCAGAAG GCTGGTACGACTGGCTACATGGCGCCTGAGATTCTGAGGCAGGAGTACTACCGCACGTCCGTGGACTGGTGGGCCGTGGGCTGCAGCATCTACGAGATGGTGGCCGCCCGCCTGCCCTTCAAGGACTTCAGAGAGAAGGTGCAGAACGAGGAGGTGACTCGTCGCACTCTGGAGGACGAGTGCAAGTTTGAACACAAACACTTTGACGCTCCCACCCAGGACCTCGTCCGCCGCTTCCTCAAGAAGAAGCAGGCGCATCGCCTCGGGTGCCG TAACGGCGATGACCCACGAAACCACGCGTTTTTCAAGAGCATCAATTTCCGTCGCCTGGAGGCCGGCCTGCTGGAGCCCCCCTGGACGCCAAAACCTCACGTGGTGTACGCCAACGACACGGACACGTTCGGGGACGTCTCCGAGGTGGAGGATGTTAAGTTTGAGGCCAAAGATGAGAAATTCTACAAGCAGTTCAGCACGGGGGCGGTCCCCATCCGCTGGCAGAAGGAGATGATCGACACTGGGGTGTTCGACGAGCTGGACCAACCCAGACTGAACGGCCACAGCCGCGAGGCGGCGTGGGAGTCCAGGACGTGCGCTGTGTTGTAG
- the fzd9b gene encoding frizzled-9b → MAPDGRPLTAVLLLWGLLVISGSGFEIGSYDLERGRPAKCEPIVIPMCEGIGYNLTRMPNFMDHDDQKEAAIKLNEFAPLVAYGCDVHLRFFLCSLYAPMCTDKVSTSIPACRPMCEQARERCAPIMKKFSYTWPDSLDCSKLPTRNDPNALCMEAPENETRTEGKKGEGMLPVPHRPRQPGGGRSSGGAGSCENPDKFQFVEKSQSCAPRCSPAVDVFWSRQDKDFAFIWMTVWSILCFVSTAFTVLTFLLEPHRFQYPERPIIFLSMCYNVYSVAFIIRSVAGAENIACDREHGELYIIQEGLESTGCTIVFLILYYFGMASSIWWVILTLTWFLAAGKKWGHEAIEAHSNYFHMAAWGIPALKTIIILTMRKVAGDELTGLCYVGSMDPGALTGFVLIPLSCYLIIGTSFILTGFVALFHIRKVMKTEGTNTEKLEKLMVKIGIYSILYTVPATCVIVCYFYERLNMDYWKLRGLQMKCGSFGGPSGDCSLRASVPTVAVFMLKIFMSLVVGITSGVWVWSSKTLQTWQGLCSRKLADRTRSRKPCGGVSCGSTHCHYKSPAVVLHMAKTELHSDSPTHV, encoded by the coding sequence ATGGCCCCGGACGGCCGCCCGCTGACGGCGGTGCTTCTCCTGTGGGGTCTGCTGGTGATCTCCGGCTCCGGCTTCGAGATCGGCTCCTACGACCTGGAGCGAGGGCGGCCGGCCAAGTGCGAGCCCATCGTGATCCCCATGTGCGAGGGCATCGGCTACAACCTGACCCGCATGCCCAACTTCATGGACCACGACGACCAGAAGGAGGCCGCCATCAAGCTGAACGAGTTCGCCCCGCTGGTGGCGTACGGCTGCGACGTGCACCTCCgcttcttcctctgctccctctACGCCCCCATGTGCACGGACAAAGTGTCGACCTCCATACCCGCCTGCAGGCCCATGTGTGAGCAGGCCAGGGAGCGGTGTGCCCCCATCATGAAGAAGTTCAGCTACACCTGGCCGGACTCGCTCGACTGCTCCAAGCTGCCGACCAGGAACGACCCCAACGCCCTGTGCATGGAGGCCCCCGAGAACGAGACCAGGACGGAGGGGAAGAAGGGCGAGGGCATGCTGCCTGTGCCCCATCGCCCCAGGCAGCCAGGCGGCGGACGCTCTTCGGGCGGCGCGGGCTCCTGCGAGAACCCGGACAAGTTCCAGTTCGTGGAGAAGAGCCAGTCGTGTGCCCCCCGCTGCTCCCCCGCCGTAGACGTCTTCTGGTCCAGGCAGGACAAGGACTTTGCCTTCATCTGGATGACCGTGTGGTCCATCCTCTGCTTCGTCTCCACCGCCTTCACCGTCCTCACCTTCCTCCTGGAGCCCCACCGCTTCCAGTACCCGGAGCGCCCCATCATCTTCCTTTCCATGTGTTACAACGTCTACTCCGTGGCCTTCATCATCCGCTCGGTGGCCGGCGCCGAGAACATCGCCTGCGACCGGGAGCACGGAGAGCTGTACATCATCCAGGAGGGGCTGGAGTCGACCGGCTGCACCATCGTCTTCCTCATCCTCTACTACTTCGGCATGGCCTCTTCTATCTGGTGGGtcatcctcaccctcacctggttCCTGGCCGCAGGCAAGAAGTGGGGCCACGAGGCCATCGAAGCCCACAGCAACTACTTCCACATGGCCGCGTGGGGCATCCCGGCGCTGAAgaccatcatcatcctcaccatGAGGAAGGTGGCCGGGGACGAGCTGACGGGGCTGTGCTACGTGGGGAGCATGGACCCCGGGGCGCTCACGGGCTTCGTCCTCATCCCCCTGTCCTGCTACCTGATCATCGGCACCTCCTTCATCCTCACCGGCTTCGTGGCACTCTTCCACATCCGAAAGGTGATGAAGACGGAGGGCACCAACACGGAGAAGCTGGAGAAGCTCATGGTGAAGATCGGCATCTACTCCATCCTCTACACCGTGCCGGCCACCTGCGTCATCGTCTGCTACTTCTACGAGAGGCTGAACATGGACTACTGGAAGCTGCGGGGGCTGCAGATGAAGTGCGGCTCGTTCGGCGGCCCCAGCGGCGACTGCTCGCTGCGGGCGTCGGTGCCCACGGTGGCCGTGTTCATGCTGAAGATCTTCATGTCGCTGGTGGTCGGCATCACCAGCGGCGTGTGGGTGTGGAGCTCCAAGACGCTGCAGACCTGGCAGGGCCTGTGCAGCCGGAAGCTGGCCGACAGGACTAGAAGCAGGAAGCCCTGCGGCGGCGTGAGCTGCGGCAGCACGCACTGCCACTACAAGTCTCCCGCCGTGGTTCTGCACATGGCCAAGACTGAGCTGCACTCGGACAGCCCCACGCATGTCTGA